The following are encoded in a window of Actinomycetes bacterium genomic DNA:
- the pdxS gene encoding pyridoxal 5'-phosphate synthase lyase subunit PdxS: MDSTNHVTGTARVKRGLAEMLKGGVIMDVVTADHARIAEDAGAVAVMALERVPADIRAQGGVARMSDPELIDQIMRAVTVPVMAKARIGHFVEAQVLQALGVDYVDESEVLSPADEAHHVDKWGFKVPFVCGATNLGEALRRLAEGAAMIRSKGEAGTGNVIEAVRHMRAITGGIRRLAGLAAEELYAAAKELQAPYELVAEVAREGRLPVVLFTAGGIATPADAALMMQLGADGVFVGSGIFKSGDPARRARAIVEATTFFNDPEVVAKVSRGLGEPMVGISSLSEGERLAGRGW, translated from the coding sequence ATGGACTCGACGAACCACGTCACCGGGACCGCCCGGGTCAAGCGCGGCCTGGCCGAGATGCTGAAGGGCGGCGTCATCATGGACGTCGTCACCGCCGACCACGCGAGGATCGCCGAGGACGCTGGAGCCGTCGCCGTCATGGCGCTGGAACGGGTGCCGGCCGACATCCGGGCCCAGGGCGGCGTCGCCCGCATGAGCGACCCCGAGCTGATCGACCAGATCATGCGGGCGGTCACGGTCCCGGTGATGGCCAAGGCCCGCATCGGCCACTTCGTCGAGGCCCAGGTCCTGCAGGCGCTCGGGGTCGACTACGTCGACGAGTCGGAGGTGCTCTCCCCGGCCGACGAGGCCCACCACGTGGACAAGTGGGGCTTCAAGGTGCCGTTCGTGTGCGGCGCGACCAACCTGGGCGAGGCGCTGCGCCGGCTCGCCGAGGGGGCGGCCATGATCCGCTCCAAGGGGGAGGCGGGCACCGGCAACGTCATCGAGGCGGTGCGGCACATGCGCGCCATCACCGGCGGCATCCGCCGCCTGGCCGGCCTTGCAGCTGAGGAGCTGTACGCCGCCGCCAAGGAGCTGCAGGCCCCCTACGAGCTGGTCGCCGAGGTCGCCCGCGAGGGCCGGCTGCCGGTGGTGCTGTTCACCGCAGGGGGGATCGCCACCCCGGCCGACGCCGCGCTGATGATGCAGCTCGGTGCGGACGGCGTGTTCGTCGGCTCGGGCATCTTCAAGTCCGGCGACCCGGCCAGGCGCGCCCGGGCGATCGTGGAGGCCACCACCTTCTTCAACGACCCGGAGGTCGTCGCCAAGGTGTCGCGCGGGCTGGGGGAGCCGATGGTGGGCATCTCGAGCCTGTCCGAGGGCGAGCGGCTGGCCGGCCGCGGCTGGTAG
- the pdxT gene encoding pyridoxal 5'-phosphate synthase glutaminase subunit PdxT, whose amino-acid sequence MARRPVIGVLAFQGDVREHLAALAAVGAAAREVRTPDELEQVDGLVVPGGESTVIGKLARRYGLLEPLRERARAGFPVFGTCAGMIFLAREVEGPPQHLLGVMDVRVRRNAFGRQVASFETEFDVKGLDGGPVAAVFIRAPWISELGPEVEVLAEVDGRVVAARQGNLLVTAFHPELAGEHRFHRWFAELVRGAQE is encoded by the coding sequence ATGGCGCGGCGGCCCGTGATCGGCGTCCTGGCCTTCCAGGGCGACGTCCGCGAGCACCTCGCCGCCCTGGCCGCGGTCGGGGCCGCGGCGCGCGAGGTCCGCACGCCGGACGAGCTGGAGCAGGTCGACGGGCTGGTCGTGCCCGGGGGCGAGTCCACCGTGATCGGCAAGCTGGCCCGCCGCTACGGGCTGCTCGAGCCGCTGCGGGAGCGGGCCCGGGCCGGCTTCCCGGTGTTCGGCACCTGCGCCGGCATGATCTTCCTGGCCCGCGAGGTCGAGGGGCCGCCCCAGCACCTGCTCGGGGTGATGGACGTGCGCGTGCGCCGCAACGCGTTCGGGCGCCAGGTCGCCTCGTTCGAGACCGAGTTCGACGTCAAGGGCCTGGACGGTGGCCCGGTGGCGGCCGTGTTCATCCGTGCGCCCTGGATCTCCGAGCTAGGCCCGGAGGTGGAGGTGCTGGCCGAGGTGGACGGCCGTGTCGTCGCTGCGCGCCAGGGCAACCTGCTGGTGACCGCGTTCCATCCCGAGCTGGCCGGCGAACACCGGTTCCACCGCTGGTTCGCCGAGCTGGTCAGGGGCGCGCAGGAATAG
- a CDS encoding YebC/PmpR family DNA-binding transcriptional regulator, translating to MSGHSKWSTIKHQKGAKDAKRGRLFARLIRGIEVAARSGGASPDGNPTLADAIQKAKDSSVPNDTIDRAVKRGAGELEGPPPDLVTYEGYAAGGVAVLVEALTDNRNRTAADVRHVFSKAGGNLAEAGSVAYLFTRKGELYVPGDVGEERVMEVALESGAEDVESSEDGFRVITAAGDLRGVRAAFDQAGIAYDSAEVTMVPSVSVPLERDAAVKVLRLLDALEDLDDVQDVYANFDIPDAVMAEVS from the coding sequence ATGTCCGGGCACTCGAAGTGGTCGACGATCAAGCACCAGAAGGGTGCCAAGGACGCCAAGCGGGGCAGGCTGTTCGCGAGGCTGATCCGCGGCATCGAGGTGGCCGCCCGCAGCGGCGGCGCCAGCCCTGACGGCAACCCGACCCTGGCCGATGCCATCCAGAAGGCCAAGGACAGCTCGGTGCCCAACGACACCATCGACCGGGCGGTCAAGCGGGGCGCCGGCGAGCTTGAGGGCCCACCCCCCGACCTGGTCACCTACGAGGGCTACGCCGCAGGCGGGGTGGCGGTGCTGGTGGAGGCGCTCACCGACAACCGCAACCGCACCGCGGCCGACGTCCGCCACGTCTTCTCCAAGGCCGGCGGCAACCTCGCGGAGGCAGGCAGCGTGGCCTACCTGTTCACCCGCAAGGGGGAGCTGTACGTGCCCGGCGACGTGGGCGAGGAGCGGGTCATGGAGGTCGCCCTCGAGTCCGGGGCCGAGGACGTGGAGTCAAGCGAGGACGGGTTCAGGGTGATCACCGCCGCCGGGGACCTCCGCGGCGTGCGCGCCGCCTTCGACCAGGCCGGGATCGCTTACGACTCGGCCGAGGTCACGATGGTGCCGAGTGTGTCGGTGCCCCTCGAGCGCGACGCGGCAGTGAAGGTGCTGCGGCTGCTGGACGCGCTCGAGGACCTCGACGACGTGCAGGACGTGTACGCGAACTTCGACATCCCCGACGCCGTCATGGCCGAGGTGAGCTGA
- the ruvC gene encoding crossover junction endodeoxyribonuclease RuvC, producing the protein MRVVGVDPGLGRCGYAVLERGAGPLAAVAYGTIATRGTEVAPRLAHLAERLRAVVAETRPDCLAIERLFVNANVRTAMTVGQASGVVLLVAAEHGLPVASYTPSQVKRAVTGIGSAPKEQVGYMVRVTLGLATTPTPADTADALAVALCHLQHLGVAGHLGAAGQSGDRASGTIGSAPAAAWLARAAPTSPGLRSGPGNPEGRPRSTGLGGAQGLPRSTGLGGAR; encoded by the coding sequence ATGCGGGTGGTCGGGGTCGACCCTGGGCTCGGCCGCTGCGGGTACGCCGTGCTCGAGCGGGGCGCCGGCCCGCTCGCGGCGGTCGCCTACGGCACCATCGCCACCCGCGGCACCGAGGTCGCGCCGAGGCTCGCCCACCTGGCCGAGCGGCTCCGGGCCGTGGTGGCCGAGACGCGTCCCGACTGCCTGGCCATCGAGCGCCTGTTCGTCAACGCCAACGTGCGCACGGCGATGACCGTGGGCCAGGCGTCGGGCGTGGTGCTGCTGGTGGCCGCCGAGCACGGACTTCCGGTCGCCTCCTATACCCCGTCGCAGGTGAAGCGGGCCGTCACCGGCATCGGCTCGGCCCCCAAGGAGCAGGTCGGCTACATGGTCCGGGTCACCCTGGGGCTGGCGACCACGCCCACGCCGGCCGACACCGCCGACGCGCTCGCGGTCGCCCTCTGCCACCTCCAGCACCTGGGCGTGGCCGGCCACCTGGGTGCGGCCGGCCAGTCGGGCGACCGGGCCAGCGGCACGATCGGCTCGGCGCCGGCCGCCGCGTGGCTCGCCCGGGCCGCACCCACCTCCCCCGGGCTCCGGAGTGGCCCGGGGAACCCCGAGGGGCGGCCCCGCTCGACAGGGCTGGGGGGCGCGCAAGGGCTGCCCCGCTCGACAGGGCTGGGGGGTGCGCGGTGA
- the ruvA gene encoding Holliday junction branch migration protein RuvA: MIASLRGRLAELLPDGAVVEVGGVGYKVFLTPKALASMPRGAEVLVHTVTYVREDTLALYGFTSADERRAFEQLLGASGVGPKLALAILSVHSPDALRRAVSAGDADALTLVSGVGRKGAARLILELKDKLGGGGSEVGLPADEGTRPAYAEVREALGTLGYGPAEVKVALESLPEDAGELPTEELLRQALRALAGPR; this comes from the coding sequence GTGATCGCGAGCCTGCGCGGGCGGCTGGCCGAGCTGCTGCCCGACGGCGCGGTGGTCGAGGTCGGGGGCGTCGGCTACAAGGTCTTCCTCACCCCCAAGGCGCTCGCTTCGATGCCCCGGGGCGCCGAGGTGCTGGTGCACACCGTCACCTACGTGCGCGAGGACACCCTCGCCCTCTACGGGTTCACCAGCGCCGACGAGCGGCGCGCGTTCGAGCAGCTCCTGGGGGCCAGCGGGGTCGGCCCCAAGCTGGCCCTGGCGATCTTGTCGGTGCACTCCCCGGACGCGCTCCGCCGCGCGGTCAGCGCCGGGGACGCCGACGCCCTCACCCTGGTGTCGGGGGTCGGCCGCAAGGGCGCCGCCCGGCTCATCCTCGAGCTCAAGGACAAGCTCGGCGGCGGCGGCAGCGAGGTCGGGCTCCCGGCCGACGAGGGTACCCGGCCCGCCTATGCCGAGGTCCGCGAGGCGCTCGGCACCCTGGGCTACGGGCCCGCCGAGGTCAAGGTCGCCCTCGAGTCGCTGCCCGAGGACGCCGGCGAGCTGCCCACCGAGGAGCTGCTCCGCCAGGCGCTGCGCGCCCTGGCCGGGCCACGATGA
- the ruvB gene encoding Holliday junction branch migration DNA helicase RuvB: MTDILAPQAMPGEGAGEGSLRPRRLAEFVGQARTREQLGVVLESARRRGLPPDHLLFSGPPGLGKTSLAAIVAAELEVGFRITSGPALERAGDLAAILTGLEAGDVLFVDEIHRLPRAVEEVLYPAMEDFQIDVVLGKGPGARSLRLDLPRFTLVGATTRTGLITSPLRDRFGFSARLDLYRPEELQAIVTRSAGILGVRIDPVGAAVLARRSRGTPRIANRLLRRVRDFAEVKGDGHVDEEIATRALELFEVDPLGLDKLDLALLRMLCERFTGTPVGLATLAVSVGEEPDTIEDVAEPFLLQLGFLQRTPRGRLATAAAFAHLGLAAPTGAQPAPSGSLFDEDGGTPGE, encoded by the coding sequence ATGACCGACATCCTCGCGCCGCAGGCCATGCCTGGGGAGGGGGCCGGCGAGGGCAGCCTGCGGCCGCGCCGGCTGGCCGAGTTCGTCGGCCAGGCCCGTACCCGCGAGCAGCTCGGGGTGGTGCTGGAGTCGGCCCGCCGACGTGGGCTCCCCCCCGACCACCTGCTGTTCTCGGGACCGCCCGGGCTCGGCAAGACGAGCCTGGCCGCGATCGTGGCCGCCGAGCTGGAGGTCGGCTTCCGCATCACCTCCGGCCCGGCCCTGGAGCGGGCAGGCGACCTCGCCGCCATCCTCACCGGGCTGGAAGCGGGCGACGTGCTCTTCGTCGACGAGATCCACCGGCTGCCGCGCGCGGTCGAGGAGGTCCTCTACCCGGCCATGGAGGACTTCCAGATCGACGTCGTGCTCGGCAAGGGCCCCGGGGCGCGCAGCCTCCGCCTGGACCTTCCCAGGTTCACGCTGGTCGGGGCGACCACCAGGACCGGGCTGATCACCTCGCCGCTGCGGGACCGGTTCGGCTTCTCCGCCCGCCTCGACCTCTACCGGCCGGAGGAGCTGCAGGCCATCGTGACCCGCTCGGCCGGCATCCTCGGGGTCCGGATCGACCCGGTGGGCGCCGCCGTGCTGGCCCGCCGTTCGCGGGGCACCCCCCGGATCGCCAACCGGCTGCTGCGCCGGGTCCGCGACTTCGCCGAGGTGAAGGGGGACGGTCACGTCGACGAGGAGATCGCGACCCGGGCCCTCGAGCTGTTCGAGGTCGACCCGCTCGGGCTGGACAAGCTCGACCTGGCGCTGCTGCGCATGCTGTGCGAGCGCTTCACGGGCACGCCGGTCGGCCTGGCCACCCTGGCCGTGTCGGTGGGGGAGGAGCCGGACACGATCGAGGACGTGGCCGAGCCGTTCCTGCTGCAGCTCGGGTTCCTACAGCGGACGCCGCGGGGCAGGCTGGCCACGGCGGCCGCGTTCGCCCACCTCGGCCTGGCCGCGCCGACCGGCGCCCAGCCGGCCCCCTCCGGCTCGCTGTTCGACGAGGACGGCGGCACGCCGGGGGAGTGA
- the yajC gene encoding preprotein translocase subunit YajC produces the protein MGNGSAQFIILALMFAFFYFVIIRPQRRRLQAQQSLQRSLQLGDEIVTIGGFHGVIRRFDGDVITIELSPGAEARINRGAVARRVEPDLPEAIDEPDEDEIESIDEIEAVEADRADDGRDGRPER, from the coding sequence ATGGGAAACGGTAGTGCGCAGTTCATCATCCTTGCGTTGATGTTCGCGTTCTTCTACTTCGTCATCATCCGGCCCCAGCGCAGGCGGCTCCAGGCCCAGCAGAGCCTGCAGCGCTCGCTCCAGCTCGGGGACGAGATCGTCACGATCGGCGGCTTCCACGGGGTCATCCGGCGCTTCGACGGCGACGTCATCACCATCGAGCTGTCACCCGGTGCCGAGGCGCGGATCAACCGAGGCGCGGTCGCCCGGCGGGTCGAGCCGGACCTGCCCGAAGCGATCGACGAGCCCGACGAGGACGAGATCGAGTCCATCGACGAGATTGAGGCCGTGGAGGCCGACAGGGCGGACGACGGGCGCGACGGGCGCCCGGAGCGATGA
- a CDS encoding HD domain-containing protein — protein MSVADRRPASVELPLLDQVAGNKVIQTYIALADQFTGQLGFTEHGFRHANLVARIAHNILARLGFDPHLAELAAVAGYLHDVGNVISRHNHPQTSALIAMPVLAEMGMATEDIGLVISAIGNHEEELGHAVSPVSAAVNIADKSDVHRSRVRKDAQVEFDIHDRVNFSARHSFVRADAAQKTVTLELDIDTGVSDILEYFEIFLTRMMMCRRAAEGLGCKFRMTVNGSSLL, from the coding sequence GTGAGCGTAGCCGACCGCCGACCGGCGAGCGTCGAACTGCCGCTCCTCGACCAGGTGGCCGGCAACAAGGTCATCCAGACCTACATCGCGCTGGCCGACCAGTTCACCGGCCAGCTCGGCTTCACCGAGCACGGCTTCCGCCACGCCAACCTGGTCGCCCGCATCGCCCACAACATCCTGGCCCGGCTCGGCTTCGACCCGCACCTGGCCGAGCTGGCCGCGGTCGCGGGCTACCTCCACGACGTCGGCAACGTGATCAGCCGCCACAACCACCCGCAGACCTCCGCCCTGATCGCCATGCCCGTGCTCGCCGAGATGGGCATGGCGACCGAGGACATCGGCCTGGTGATCAGCGCGATCGGCAACCACGAGGAGGAGCTCGGCCACGCCGTCTCGCCGGTGTCGGCCGCGGTCAACATCGCCGACAAGTCCGACGTGCACCGCTCCCGTGTGCGCAAGGACGCGCAGGTCGAGTTCGACATCCACGACCGTGTCAACTTCTCGGCCCGGCACTCGTTCGTCCGGGCCGACGCCGCTCAGAAGACGGTGACGCTGGAGCTTGACATCGACACCGGGGTATCCGACATCCTCGAGTACTTCGAGATCTTCCTGACCCGCATGATGATGTGCCGGCGGGCCGCGGAGGGTCTCGGCTGCAAGTTCCGCATGACCGTCAACGGCAGCTCGTTGCTCTAG
- the secD gene encoding protein translocase subunit SecD has translation MSGTRRLVLPLVIVIVLAAAIWGVVAAQDIRPRLGLDLRGGTSVTFKPVSPNGSTPTKEQLDTTIDIVRNRVNSKGVAESEVNLEAGNIVVSIPDVQNPDEVIKAVGTTAQLRFRPVLEVVGSSQPEYKQGPFASVDCAKPQTWVDQIDKDAVLCLRDPGQDAPEPTAAKLRMGPVALGGTDISSARAELETSGQNGVTTGQWQTALKLSGAGGKKFAAITGKLACNPQGDPKRQLGITLDGVVINNPPMADSVQCNVGIPGGEAVISGQTEAEAKALAPLISTGALPLSLTVLTRDTVSATLGADSLHAGLVAGGLGLAAVLLYVLLFYRGLGLVAWVGLGLAAALNVGIVFLMGKMIGFTLTLAGIAGLIVAVGISADSYVVFFERLKDEVREGKTLRASVDRGWQRSFHTLVSANTVSFAAAVVLYLLAIGPVRGFAFTLGLATAVDFFCAWMFGRPAVSLLARTRLFREGRFLGIRAAV, from the coding sequence ATGTCAGGAACCCGTCGACTGGTGCTCCCCCTCGTCATCGTGATCGTGCTGGCCGCCGCGATCTGGGGCGTGGTCGCCGCCCAGGACATCCGTCCCCGCCTCGGGCTCGACCTTCGCGGCGGCACGAGCGTGACCTTCAAGCCGGTCAGCCCCAACGGCAGCACGCCCACCAAGGAGCAGCTCGACACCACGATCGACATCGTCCGCAACCGGGTGAACTCCAAGGGCGTGGCCGAGTCCGAGGTCAACCTCGAGGCCGGCAACATCGTCGTGTCGATCCCGGACGTGCAGAACCCCGACGAGGTCATCAAGGCGGTCGGCACCACCGCCCAGCTCCGGTTCCGGCCCGTGCTCGAGGTGGTCGGCTCCAGCCAGCCCGAGTACAAGCAGGGGCCCTTCGCCTCGGTGGACTGCGCCAAGCCGCAGACCTGGGTCGACCAGATCGACAAGGACGCCGTGCTCTGCCTGCGCGACCCCGGCCAGGACGCGCCCGAGCCCACCGCGGCCAAGCTGCGCATGGGCCCGGTCGCGCTCGGCGGCACCGACATCTCCTCGGCCCGGGCCGAGCTTGAGACCTCCGGGCAGAACGGCGTCACCACCGGCCAGTGGCAGACCGCGCTCAAGCTGTCGGGCGCCGGCGGCAAGAAGTTCGCCGCCATCACCGGCAAGCTCGCCTGCAACCCGCAGGGCGACCCCAAGCGGCAGCTCGGCATCACCCTGGACGGGGTGGTCATCAACAACCCGCCGATGGCCGACAGCGTCCAGTGCAACGTCGGCATCCCCGGCGGCGAGGCGGTCATCTCGGGCCAGACCGAGGCCGAGGCCAAGGCGCTCGCCCCGCTGATCTCCACCGGCGCCCTGCCGCTCTCCCTGACCGTGCTCACCCGCGACACCGTGAGCGCCACGCTCGGGGCCGACTCGCTGCATGCCGGCCTGGTCGCCGGCGGGCTCGGGCTCGCCGCCGTCCTGCTCTACGTGCTGCTGTTCTACCGCGGGCTGGGGCTCGTGGCCTGGGTCGGCCTGGGCCTGGCCGCCGCCCTGAACGTCGGCATCGTGTTCCTCATGGGCAAGATGATCGGCTTCACCCTGACCCTGGCCGGGATCGCCGGCCTGATCGTGGCCGTCGGCATCTCCGCCGACTCCTACGTGGTCTTCTTCGAGCGCCTCAAGGACGAGGTGCGCGAGGGCAAGACCCTGCGCGCGTCGGTCGACCGCGGCTGGCAGCGGTCGTTCCACACGCTGGTCTCGGCCAACACGGTCTCGTTCGCCGCCGCGGTCGTGCTCTACCTGCTCGCCATCGGCCCGGTGCGGGGGTTCGCGTTCACCCTCGGCCTGGCCACCGCCGTCGACTTCTTCTGCGCCTGGATGTTCGGCCGGCCGGCGGTGAGCCTGCTCGCCCGGACCCGGCTGTTCCGGGAAGGGCGGTTCCTCGGCATCCGAGCCGCCGTCTAA
- the secF gene encoding protein translocase subunit SecF: MSSLASRLYHGETSIDFVGQWRRWLLVSSVAMLVSVVALFVPGLKFGIDFKGGAVFRARAAKPVTVAQVREAVGPSVAKVVQVTRDNPRQVIVQTESLPQDHVAKVRSDLSRVTGDPQVSAAVVGSKWGSTVSTKALIALFVFLGVIIVYVSFRFEFKMAVAALVALVHDLVITAGVYALARFEVTPATVIGLLTILGYSLYDTVVVFDKVRENTGALTSMSRVTYSDAANRAVNQTLIRSLNTSLATLLPIAALLFVGAFLLGAETIKDLALALFVGVACGTYSSIFVATPFLAVWKETEPRYRQLKARVARQPAAAAAAAGALADGGGRSKPAAARPAAGARRAAKPRVAEPVTEQRLPDLPPDPDEPDGLEPELEPVDDEVAPVAAAPPKPRPAQKPRPSQQRRKQPSRPAKRRRR, translated from the coding sequence GTGTCGTCCCTTGCCAGTCGCCTGTACCACGGCGAGACCAGCATCGACTTCGTCGGCCAGTGGCGCCGCTGGCTCCTCGTCTCGAGCGTGGCCATGCTGGTCTCGGTCGTCGCCCTGTTCGTCCCCGGCCTGAAGTTCGGCATCGACTTCAAGGGCGGCGCGGTGTTCCGGGCCCGGGCGGCCAAGCCGGTGACCGTCGCCCAGGTGCGCGAGGCGGTCGGCCCGTCGGTGGCCAAGGTCGTCCAGGTCACCAGGGACAACCCGCGGCAGGTCATCGTGCAGACCGAGTCGCTGCCCCAGGACCACGTGGCCAAGGTCCGCAGCGACCTCTCCCGGGTGACCGGCGACCCGCAGGTCTCGGCCGCCGTGGTCGGCTCCAAGTGGGGGAGCACCGTCTCCACCAAGGCGCTCATCGCCCTGTTCGTGTTCCTCGGCGTGATCATCGTCTACGTGTCGTTCCGCTTCGAGTTCAAGATGGCGGTGGCCGCGCTCGTCGCGCTCGTCCACGACCTGGTGATCACCGCCGGGGTGTACGCCCTGGCCAGGTTCGAGGTCACCCCGGCCACGGTCATCGGCCTGCTCACCATCCTCGGGTACTCGCTCTACGACACCGTGGTGGTGTTCGACAAGGTGCGCGAGAACACCGGCGCGCTCACCTCGATGTCGCGGGTCACCTACTCCGACGCCGCCAACCGGGCGGTGAACCAGACCCTGATCCGCTCCCTCAACACGAGCCTGGCGACGCTGCTGCCGATCGCCGCCCTGCTGTTCGTGGGCGCGTTCCTGCTCGGCGCCGAGACCATCAAGGACCTCGCGCTCGCCCTGTTCGTCGGGGTCGCCTGCGGGACCTACTCCTCCATCTTCGTGGCCACCCCCTTCCTGGCCGTCTGGAAGGAGACCGAGCCCCGCTACAGGCAGCTCAAGGCCAGGGTGGCCAGGCAGCCGGCCGCCGCGGCGGCCGCCGCGGGCGCGCTGGCCGACGGCGGGGGCAGGAGCAAGCCGGCCGCCGCCCGCCCGGCGGCGGGCGCCCGGCGCGCAGCCAAGCCCCGGGTCGCCGAGCCCGTGACCGAGCAGCGGCTGCCCGACCTCCCGCCCGACCCGGACGAGCCCGACGGGCTCGAGCCCGAGCTGGAGCCGGTCGACGACGAGGTGGCGCCGGTGGCCGCCGCCCCGCCCAAGCCACGTCCGGCCCAGAAGCCGAGGCCCTCGCAGCAGCGGCGCAAGCAGCCGTCCCGCCCGGCCAAGCGGCGCCGCCGCTAG
- a CDS encoding adenine phosphoribosyltransferase, whose amino-acid sequence MDIERLRALVRDVPDFPQEGIVFKDITPLLADEVAFSSVIDETVVHFGRGNIDKVVGIEARGFILASPVAYHFGAGFVPVRKAGKLPYRVEAEEYVLEYGTATLELHADAITPGERVLIVDDVLATGGTARAAARLVERLGGKLAGIATLIELSFLNGRKAIEGYDFFSLIRY is encoded by the coding sequence ATCGACATCGAACGCCTGCGCGCGCTCGTCCGCGACGTGCCCGACTTCCCCCAGGAAGGCATCGTCTTCAAGGACATCACCCCGCTGCTCGCCGACGAGGTCGCCTTCTCCTCGGTCATCGACGAGACCGTGGTCCACTTCGGCCGCGGCAACATCGACAAGGTCGTCGGCATCGAGGCGCGCGGGTTCATCCTCGCCTCCCCGGTCGCCTACCACTTCGGCGCCGGCTTCGTGCCCGTGCGCAAGGCCGGGAAGCTGCCCTACCGGGTCGAGGCCGAGGAGTACGTGCTCGAGTACGGCACGGCAACCCTTGAGCTGCATGCGGACGCCATCACCCCGGGGGAGCGGGTGCTCATCGTCGACGACGTCCTGGCCACCGGCGGCACCGCCCGGGCCGCCGCCCGGCTCGTCGAGCGCCTCGGCGGCAAGCTGGCCGGCATCGCCACCCTCATCGAGCTCAGCTTCCTGAACGGCCGCAAGGCGATCGAGGGCTACGACTTCTTCAGCCTCATCCGCTACTGA
- a CDS encoding ATP-binding protein produces MQATRPGRRSVRGSRTGLGYGIAVAGTLLATVGLLLVRGQVSTTNVVLVYLIVVVTAAAVGGRGPGVVAAVLGFLAFDLLFIPPYYHLVAHDKQNYLSLGVYLLIALVVSALVAAREQRRIQAERREQEAQTLYELSSSLVTQGGLGQMLASVARTVRALFDLAGCAIVLRAEDGSARIAAADGDVPEGLRRAAGGADVLVDPPAEELAPAGPLVPGQSMTLPLGGPSRAVGALVVVAGGPGAATFGETEQRLLATFANQAALAVHKAEQDEQNARTRALEATDRLRTALLNSVSHDLRTPLASVMASVASLLDPEVRWPEDQRHEFLCTIDREAGRLNHLVANLLDMSRIEAGAVDPKLVDTWLSEVVGPVVRRARAVPSRQVIDIDVPESLPSVLVDPVRLDQVLTNLLDNARRYAGNGLIKVVGRHVGSDVELRVMDHGPGIPVAERERIFSQFYRMERTGQPGNGTGLGLSICRGLVEAMGGRLWAETAPGGGAAFVIRLPAVQAGS; encoded by the coding sequence ATGCAGGCGACCAGGCCGGGGCGGCGCAGCGTCCGAGGATCTCGAACCGGGCTCGGCTACGGCATCGCCGTGGCCGGCACGCTCCTGGCCACCGTGGGCCTGCTGCTGGTCCGGGGCCAGGTCTCCACCACCAACGTGGTGCTCGTCTACCTCATCGTGGTGGTCACGGCAGCCGCCGTCGGTGGTCGCGGCCCCGGCGTGGTCGCGGCCGTCCTCGGCTTCCTCGCCTTCGACCTGCTGTTCATCCCGCCGTACTACCACCTCGTCGCCCACGACAAGCAGAACTACCTGTCGCTCGGGGTGTACCTGCTCATCGCGCTGGTGGTGAGCGCGCTGGTGGCGGCCCGCGAGCAGCGGCGCATCCAGGCCGAGCGCCGGGAGCAGGAGGCCCAGACCCTCTACGAGCTGTCCTCCAGCCTGGTCACCCAGGGCGGCCTGGGCCAGATGCTGGCCAGCGTGGCACGGACCGTCCGCGCCCTGTTCGACCTGGCCGGCTGCGCCATCGTGCTGCGGGCCGAGGACGGCTCGGCCCGCATCGCGGCCGCTGACGGCGACGTGCCCGAAGGGCTGCGCCGGGCCGCGGGCGGGGCCGACGTCCTGGTCGACCCGCCAGCCGAGGAGCTCGCGCCCGCGGGCCCGCTCGTGCCCGGCCAGAGCATGACACTGCCCCTGGGTGGCCCCAGCCGGGCGGTCGGGGCCCTGGTGGTGGTGGCCGGCGGCCCGGGCGCGGCCACCTTCGGCGAGACCGAGCAGCGGCTGCTTGCGACCTTCGCCAACCAGGCCGCCCTGGCCGTGCACAAGGCCGAGCAGGACGAGCAGAACGCCCGGACCCGCGCGCTGGAGGCCACCGACCGGCTGCGCACCGCCCTGCTCAACTCGGTCTCCCACGACCTGCGCACGCCGCTGGCCTCGGTCATGGCCTCGGTGGCGAGCCTGCTCGACCCCGAGGTGCGCTGGCCCGAGGACCAGCGGCACGAGTTCCTGTGCACCATCGACCGGGAAGCCGGGCGCCTCAACCACCTGGTCGCCAACCTGCTCGACATGTCCCGCATCGAAGCCGGCGCCGTGGACCCCAAGCTGGTCGACACCTGGCTGTCGGAGGTGGTCGGCCCGGTGGTGCGCCGGGCCCGAGCCGTCCCGTCGCGCCAGGTGATCGACATCGACGTACCCGAGTCGCTGCCGTCGGTGCTGGTCGACCCCGTCCGCCTTGACCAGGTCCTGACCAACCTGCTGGACAACGCCCGCCGCTACGCCGGCAACGGGCTGATCAAGGTCGTGGGCCGCCACGTCGGGAGCGACGTGGAGCTCCGCGTGATGGACCATGGCCCTGGGATCCCCGTCGCCGAGCGCGAGCGCATCTTCAGCCAGTTCTACCGGATGGAGCGCACCGGCCAGCCCGGCAACGGCACCGGCCTCGGCCTCTCCATCTGCCGTGGGCTGGTCGAGGCGATGGGCGGCAGGCTGTGGGCGGAGACCGCGCCGGGTGGCGGTGCCGCCTTCGTGATCCGCCTGCCTGCCGTCCAGGCGGGGTCGTGA